From Danio rerio strain Tuebingen ecotype United States chromosome 7, GRCz12tu, whole genome shotgun sequence, the proteins below share one genomic window:
- the mex3b gene encoding RNA-binding protein MEX3B produces MPSSLFADMERSGSGGQGDALDDQRALQIALDQLSLLGLDNDENSLYDNEPRKKSVNMTECVPVPSSEHVAEIVGRQGCKIKALRAKTNTYIKTPVRGEEPVFVVTGRREDVAMARREIISAAEHFSMIRASRNKNSSLNGNATVPGPPNLPGQTTIQVRVPYRVVGLVVGPKGATIKRIQQQTHTYIVTPSRDKEPVFEVTGMPENVDRAREEIEAHIAMRTGGLIEFTDENDFHANGTDVGFDLHGNASLWSKASSSVTPTSGRKTFSNYRNDSSSSLGSASTDSYFGGNNSSSRMADYSPPSPALSYTASSNGNNNNNNINMNANANGFVYSGEVISPDCTDLTFESSPGFDPTPAPPGLMWSQYERANNGTPASSPVFSTNASTNANNGLLAGQRRVNNGVGCTSQRLSPPLHQSNNSATEHPLARRVRSDPGGGTLSFPGYSPVLPGSHHPGVPSDSSISSSSSSSSSSSSGTSRKGSRDCSVCFESEVIAALVPCGHNLFCMECANRICERNEPKCPVCHAAVTQAIRIFS; encoded by the exons ATGCCTAGTTCGCTGTTCGCCGACATGGAGCGGAGCGGCAGCGGCGGGCAGGGGGACGCCCTGGATGACCAAAGAGCCCTTCAGATCGCGCTGGACCAGCTTTCCCTGCTCGGACTGGATAACGATGAAAATTCCCTGTACGACAACGAGCCCAGGAAAAAGAGCGTGAACATGACTGAATGCGTCCCCGTTCCCAGCTCGGAGCATGTTGCTGAAATTGTCGGCAGACAAG GTTGCAAAATTAAAGCCCTGCGAGCAAAGACCAATACGTATATCAAAACTCCAGTGCGGGGAGAGGAGCCAGTCTTTGTTGTGACAGGCAGGAGAGAGGATGTAGCCATGGCTCGCAGGGAGATCATCTCAGCGGCTGAGCACTTCTCAATGATCAGAGCGTCGCGAAATAAAAACAGCAGCCTGAATGGGAACGCTACGGTCCCTGGTCCGCCCAATCTCCCTGGTCAGACCACCATCCAGGTGCGGGTGCCCTATCGGGTGGTGGGGCTGGTGGTCGGACCCAAGGGGGCCACCATCAAGCGCATCCAGCAGCAGACGCACACCTATATCGTCACACCCAGCCGGGACAAAGAGCCAGTGTTTGAGGTGACAGGCATGCCTGAGAATGTAGACCGTGCCCGGGAGGAGATCGAAGCACACATCGCCATGCGCACCGGTGGCCTCATTGAGTTCACAGATGAAAATGACTTCCACGCCAACGGCACTGATGTGGGTTTTGACCTGCATGGGAACGCCAGCCTATGGAGCAAGGCCAGCTCTAGCGTCACGCCCACTTCGGGGCGCAAGACTTTCTCCAACTACCGCAACGACAGCTCCAGCTCTCTGGGGAGTGCCTCCACTGACTCGTACTTCGGCGGCAACAACAGCAGCTCCAGAATGGCTGATTACAGCCCACCCAGCCCCGCCCTCAGCTACACTGCCTCCAGCAACggcaacaacaataacaacaacatcaacatgaacGCCAACGCCAATGGATTTGTCTACAGCGGCGAGGTGATCTCGCCAGATTGCACTGACTTGACCTTCGAGTCGTCGCCAGGATTTGATCCTACTCCTGCGCCGCCAGGCTTGATGTGGTCGCAGTATGAACGCGCCAATAATGGTACCCCGGCCTCCTCACCGGTTTTCTCTACGAATGCTTCCACGAATGCCAATAATGGGCTGCTGGCAGGCCAGCGCCGGGTTAATAATGGGGTGGGGTGCACCAGTCAACGGCTGTCCCCGCCGTTGCACCAATCCAACAACAGCGCCACCGAGCACCCGCTGGCACGAAGAGTGCGCAGCGACCCAGGCGGAGGCACTCTCAGCTTCCCTGGCTACTCCCCAGTCCTCCCGGGATCCCATCACCCTGGGGTGCCCTCCGACTCCTCAATCTCCTCGTCCTCTTCATCATCGTCGTCCTCCTCATCTGGAACGAGCCGCAAGGGAAGTCGGGACTGCTCGGTGTGCTTCGAAAGCGAAGTAATCGCGGCCTTGGTGCCCTGCGGCCACAACCTGTTCTGCATGGAGTGTGCCAACCGCATCTGCGAGAGGAACGAGCCCAAATGCCCCGTCTGCCATGCTGCAGTTACTCAGGCTATACGTATATTTTCGTAA